A single genomic interval of Arthrobacter sp. NicSoilB8 harbors:
- a CDS encoding Ku protein has product MRAIWKGAIAFGLVNVPVKVYSATEDHDISLHQVHNADGGRIRYQRRCEVCSKIIDYEDIDKAYEDDGRTVMLTREELKSIPAENSHEIDVVQFVPADQLDPIMFEKSYYLEPDSKSPKAYVLLRRALEDTDRVAIVQFALREKTRLGALRIRGDILMLQSLLWADEVREASFPALETSIRISAQEREMSAALVDSMAADFEPEQFTDDYQLQLRQLIDAKLEKGESLDTEETFGAVAAEAGTGEVIDLMEALKRSLEKKRGGGASAGGTAESAGAGDAPKKAAGGGTKAAASSGAPARSASTASGSKPASKPAVRRTPASRTAASKTAADKAGDSDAGAGKSAAAKGAAPKTAAAKAPAARARKGA; this is encoded by the coding sequence ATGAGAGCCATCTGGAAGGGCGCGATCGCATTCGGGCTGGTCAACGTGCCGGTCAAGGTCTACAGCGCGACCGAGGACCACGACATCAGCCTGCATCAGGTCCACAACGCCGACGGCGGACGGATCCGCTACCAGCGCCGCTGCGAGGTCTGCAGCAAGATCATCGACTATGAGGACATCGACAAGGCCTACGAGGACGACGGCCGCACGGTGATGCTGACCCGGGAGGAACTGAAATCCATCCCCGCGGAGAACAGCCACGAGATCGACGTCGTGCAGTTCGTCCCGGCGGACCAGCTCGATCCCATCATGTTCGAGAAGAGCTATTACCTGGAACCTGACTCCAAGTCGCCGAAGGCCTATGTGCTGTTGCGGCGTGCCCTCGAGGACACCGACCGGGTGGCGATTGTCCAGTTCGCCCTGCGCGAGAAGACCCGGCTGGGTGCGCTGCGGATCCGCGGCGACATCCTGATGCTGCAGTCGCTTCTGTGGGCCGACGAAGTGCGCGAGGCCAGCTTCCCGGCGCTCGAAACCTCGATCCGCATCTCCGCCCAGGAACGTGAAATGTCCGCCGCCCTGGTGGATTCGATGGCCGCCGATTTTGAGCCCGAACAGTTCACGGACGACTACCAGCTCCAGCTGCGCCAGCTCATCGACGCGAAGCTGGAGAAGGGGGAATCCCTCGACACCGAGGAGACGTTTGGCGCCGTCGCGGCCGAAGCCGGCACCGGCGAAGTGATTGACCTGATGGAGGCACTCAAGCGGAGCCTCGAGAAGAAGCGCGGCGGCGGGGCGTCCGCGGGCGGAACGGCAGAGTCCGCCGGGGCCGGGGACGCCCCCAAGAAGGCGGCGGGCGGCGGGACGAAGGCCGCGGCTTCCTCCGGGGCGCCGGCCAGATCCGCCTCCACGGCTTCCGGATCCAAGCCCGCGTCCAAGCCGGCCGTCCGCAGGACTCCTGCCTCCAGGACAGCCGCCTCCAAAACTGCCGCGGACAAGGCCGGTGACAGCGACGCCGGGGCCGGCAAGAGTGCAGCTGCGAAGGGTGCGGCCCCCAAGACGGCTGCCGCCAAAGCCCCGGCGGCACGAGCGCGCAAGGGTGCCTGA
- a CDS encoding Rho termination factor N-terminal domain-containing protein: MPTKKGEPGSESPSIKDPELYEKLLEDGASKQKAARVSNAAAKRGRSAVGRKGGKAGDYEDWTVPQLKERAKEIGLKGYSAKKKSELISALRNS, from the coding sequence ATGCCAACGAAGAAGGGCGAGCCCGGCTCAGAGAGCCCCAGCATCAAGGACCCCGAACTCTACGAGAAGCTGCTTGAGGACGGCGCATCGAAGCAAAAAGCCGCGCGGGTCTCCAATGCCGCCGCCAAACGCGGCCGCTCCGCCGTGGGCCGCAAAGGCGGCAAGGCGGGAGACTACGAGGACTGGACCGTTCCGCAGCTCAAGGAGCGCGCCAAGGAGATCGGCCTCAAGGGATACTCGGCGAAGAAAAAGAGCGAGCTTATCTCCGCCCTGCGGAACTCCTGA
- a CDS encoding HPr family phosphocarrier protein yields MTERNATIASRVGLHARPAAIFAEAAGEFDSLEITIARLGEPEDEAMDAASILSLMSLGASHGEVVVLRAEGEGADAALERLVQILETDHDAE; encoded by the coding sequence ATGACCGAACGTAACGCCACCATTGCCAGCCGCGTTGGGCTGCACGCCCGTCCGGCCGCCATCTTCGCCGAGGCTGCGGGCGAGTTCGACAGCCTCGAGATCACGATTGCCCGCCTGGGCGAGCCGGAGGACGAGGCCATGGACGCCGCCAGCATCCTGTCGCTGATGAGCCTGGGCGCCTCGCACGGCGAGGTTGTGGTGTTGCGTGCCGAGGGTGAAGGCGCCGACGCCGCCCTGGAACGTCTCGTGCAGATCCTCGAGACGGATCACGACGCCGAATAG
- a CDS encoding fructose-specific PTS transporter subunit EIIC: MTQLITTELVELDQNLGNTPEDVIRHLAGRVAANGRATEVEGLFADAFARESKTATGVPGGIAIPHCRSTAVTEPTLAMARLSQPVDFGAKDGPADLIFFIAAPEGADQEHLKLLSKLARSLIKKDFTASLRAAKSQAEIVELVEAALADKPATHAAEAPVAAVPAAAAAGAAAGTAAGAAGAAGEGAAKAKGPKRLVAVTACPTGIAHTYMAADSLVAAAKEVGVDLQVETQGSSGAKALDPAVIAAADAVIFAVDVDVRGKERFAGKPVINAPVKRGIDEPDKMVAEALAAADNPHARRVPHFAEDQAEHDAEEKGEHIGTKLKKALLTGVSYMIPFVAGGGLLIALGFLMGGYDITAFADKILAENSLFNLPTVYPELAWGPLGAFLGAVFFKIGALSLGFLVPALAGYIAYAIADRPGIAPGFVSGAVAVFMGAGFLGGIVGGLLAGYVAHSIGKLQVPRWLRGLMPVVIIPLVASIVASGLLFAFLGRYVAAVTVGLNNWLSSLTGASAIALGIVLGLMMCFDLGGPVNKVAYSFAVAGLGAASLTNQAPYQIMAAVMASGMVPPLAMALAATVLNRRLFSLAEIENGKAAWLLGASFISEGAIPFAAADPLRVIPASMLGGAVTGAISMAAGVGSKAPHGGIFVFFAIDNFLMFVVAIAAGTVVSAFAVIGLKRWAVKKPVGTVESVPVAA, translated from the coding sequence GTGACTCAGCTCATTACCACCGAACTGGTCGAGCTCGACCAGAATCTGGGCAACACGCCCGAGGACGTGATCCGGCACTTGGCAGGCAGAGTTGCAGCCAACGGACGGGCCACCGAGGTCGAGGGCTTGTTCGCCGACGCCTTCGCCCGGGAGTCCAAGACCGCCACGGGTGTCCCCGGCGGCATCGCGATCCCGCACTGCCGCTCGACGGCGGTCACCGAGCCTACCCTGGCAATGGCGCGGCTGTCCCAGCCGGTCGATTTTGGCGCCAAGGACGGCCCCGCGGACCTGATCTTCTTCATTGCCGCTCCTGAGGGCGCGGACCAGGAGCACCTGAAGCTGCTCTCGAAGCTGGCGCGGTCCCTGATCAAGAAGGACTTCACGGCCAGCCTGCGCGCCGCGAAGTCCCAGGCGGAGATTGTGGAGCTCGTCGAAGCCGCACTGGCGGACAAGCCCGCCACCCACGCCGCTGAAGCACCGGTTGCTGCAGTACCGGCCGCCGCCGCCGCTGGTGCCGCTGCAGGCACCGCCGCGGGTGCAGCGGGTGCCGCTGGCGAAGGCGCAGCGAAGGCCAAGGGCCCCAAGCGACTCGTCGCCGTGACAGCCTGCCCCACCGGCATCGCCCACACCTACATGGCCGCCGACTCGCTCGTCGCCGCGGCCAAGGAAGTCGGCGTGGACCTGCAGGTCGAAACCCAGGGGTCTTCCGGCGCCAAGGCCCTTGACCCCGCCGTGATCGCCGCCGCCGACGCCGTAATCTTCGCCGTGGACGTGGACGTGCGCGGCAAAGAGCGCTTCGCCGGCAAACCGGTGATCAATGCGCCGGTCAAGCGCGGTATCGACGAACCGGACAAGATGGTTGCGGAAGCACTCGCGGCCGCGGACAACCCGCACGCCCGCCGCGTCCCGCACTTCGCTGAGGACCAGGCCGAACACGACGCCGAGGAGAAGGGCGAGCACATCGGCACCAAGCTGAAGAAGGCACTGCTCACCGGTGTCAGCTACATGATCCCGTTCGTCGCCGGCGGCGGTCTGCTGATCGCCCTCGGCTTCCTGATGGGCGGCTACGACATTACTGCCTTCGCGGACAAGATCCTTGCGGAGAACAGCCTGTTCAACCTGCCCACGGTGTACCCGGAACTGGCCTGGGGCCCGCTGGGCGCCTTCCTGGGTGCCGTGTTCTTCAAGATCGGTGCCCTGTCCCTCGGCTTCCTCGTGCCCGCCCTGGCCGGCTACATCGCCTACGCTATCGCTGACCGGCCGGGCATCGCCCCGGGTTTCGTGTCCGGCGCCGTTGCCGTCTTTATGGGTGCAGGGTTCCTTGGCGGCATCGTCGGCGGCCTGCTCGCCGGCTACGTGGCACATTCGATTGGCAAGCTCCAGGTGCCCCGCTGGCTGCGCGGCCTGATGCCGGTGGTCATTATCCCGCTCGTGGCGTCCATCGTTGCTTCCGGCCTGCTCTTCGCGTTCCTGGGCCGGTACGTCGCGGCGGTCACCGTCGGGCTCAACAACTGGCTGTCCAGCCTCACCGGTGCCAGCGCCATCGCCTTGGGCATTGTCCTTGGCCTGATGATGTGCTTCGACCTCGGCGGACCCGTCAACAAGGTTGCCTACTCGTTCGCCGTCGCCGGTCTGGGAGCAGCTTCCCTCACCAACCAGGCGCCGTACCAGATCATGGCGGCCGTGATGGCCTCCGGCATGGTCCCGCCGCTGGCCATGGCGCTGGCCGCGACCGTACTGAACAGGCGGCTTTTCAGCCTGGCTGAAATTGAAAACGGCAAGGCCGCGTGGCTGCTGGGTGCCTCCTTCATCTCTGAAGGCGCCATTCCGTTCGCCGCAGCGGACCCGCTGCGGGTCATTCCCGCCAGCATGCTCGGCGGTGCCGTGACCGGTGCAATATCGATGGCGGCAGGCGTGGGGTCCAAGGCCCCGCACGGCGGAATCTTCGTCTTCTTTGCGATCGACAACTTCCTGATGTTCGTCGTCGCGATCGCGGCCGGCACGGTCGTCAGTGCGTTCGCCGTGATCGGCCTCAAGCGCTGGGCAGTGAAGAAGCCGGTTGGTACGGTGGAATCGGTTCCCGTAGCCGCCTGA
- a CDS encoding hexose kinase has product MIVTLTANPSLDRTVALPGPLLRGEVQRAVSVRQESGGKGVNVSRALVASGLKTIAVLPGAEADPVLAGLRDTDVPFAALPIGEPLRSNVALTEPGGVTTKINEPGPVLSEEQQEALIGLLLDNARGAAWVVLAGSLPPGVPADFYATVTRRLRSLFDGEAAPRVAVDSSGEPLAAAVSGHTSGKPDLLKPNAEELVELAAAAGFATNKSAEELEADPEAAAAAASAVVRSGVGAVLATLGSKGAVLVTADGAWLATHPPVTAVSTVGAGDSSLAGYLLASSQGAAPVDCLRQAVAHGAAAASLPGSTVPAVNQTTPDAVTITALRKD; this is encoded by the coding sequence GTGATTGTCACCCTCACCGCCAACCCCAGCCTGGACCGCACCGTGGCGCTGCCCGGCCCCCTCCTCCGCGGGGAAGTTCAGCGCGCCGTCTCCGTCCGCCAGGAATCCGGGGGCAAGGGAGTCAATGTCTCCCGTGCCCTCGTGGCCTCGGGGCTCAAGACCATCGCCGTCCTCCCCGGCGCCGAGGCCGACCCCGTCCTCGCAGGACTTCGGGACACAGACGTTCCCTTCGCGGCGCTCCCGATCGGCGAGCCGCTGCGCAGCAACGTGGCCCTCACCGAGCCGGGCGGCGTCACCACCAAGATCAACGAACCCGGACCGGTACTCAGCGAGGAGCAGCAGGAGGCCCTGATCGGCCTGCTGCTGGACAACGCCCGCGGTGCCGCCTGGGTTGTCCTGGCCGGCTCGCTCCCACCCGGGGTTCCGGCCGACTTCTACGCGACCGTCACCCGGCGGCTGCGTTCCCTGTTTGATGGCGAGGCCGCACCACGGGTCGCCGTCGACTCCTCCGGCGAACCTCTCGCCGCAGCGGTCTCCGGCCATACCTCGGGCAAGCCGGACCTCTTGAAACCCAACGCCGAGGAACTGGTGGAACTGGCTGCCGCAGCCGGCTTCGCCACCAACAAATCCGCCGAGGAGCTTGAAGCGGACCCGGAGGCTGCAGCAGCGGCCGCCTCCGCCGTCGTGCGCTCCGGAGTGGGTGCTGTACTGGCAACCCTCGGCTCCAAGGGTGCCGTTCTTGTAACGGCCGACGGCGCGTGGCTGGCCACGCATCCGCCGGTCACCGCGGTCAGCACTGTCGGCGCCGGCGATTCGTCGCTGGCCGGATACCTGCTCGCTTCCAGCCAGGGCGCCGCCCCGGTTGATTGCCTCCGTCAGGCGGTGGCCCATGGTGCCGCCGCCGCTTCCCTGCCTGGCTCCACTGTCCCGGCAGTCAACCAAACCACCCCTGATGCCGTAACCATCACGGCCCTCCGGAAGGATTGA
- a CDS encoding DeoR/GlpR family DNA-binding transcription regulator, producing MFAEERQQLIVGLIYASGRASVTDLAERFSITTETIRRDLAALEAAGSVRRVHGGAVSPDRFSTTEESILERTVQRKSEKTRIAEAALALIPDGLTGSILIDAGSTTEALAELLSARAAGAAASGGLPASGSDAELVVITHSLPIASRLSGEPGIALHLLGGKVRGLTQAAVGQSTVEAARRIRPDIAFIGTNGIHAAFGLSTPDPEEAAVKAAFVQSARRIVVLADSSKLDAETLVQFASLKDLDTLITDTQPSRELASALAEAGVEVVVA from the coding sequence GTGTTCGCCGAAGAACGCCAGCAGCTGATCGTGGGGCTCATCTACGCCAGCGGCCGGGCCAGCGTCACGGACCTGGCCGAGCGCTTCAGCATCACGACCGAAACCATTCGCCGGGACCTCGCCGCCCTGGAAGCCGCCGGCAGCGTCCGCCGGGTGCATGGCGGCGCCGTCTCCCCGGACCGCTTTAGCACCACCGAAGAAAGCATCCTGGAGCGGACCGTCCAGCGAAAGTCCGAAAAGACCCGCATCGCCGAGGCCGCCCTGGCCCTCATCCCGGACGGCCTCACCGGCAGCATCCTGATCGACGCCGGCTCCACCACCGAGGCCCTGGCCGAGCTCCTGTCTGCCCGCGCTGCCGGAGCCGCCGCGTCGGGCGGCCTGCCGGCATCCGGGTCCGACGCCGAACTCGTCGTCATCACCCATTCCCTCCCCATCGCGTCCAGGTTGTCCGGCGAGCCCGGCATCGCCCTGCACCTGCTCGGCGGCAAAGTCCGCGGGCTGACCCAGGCCGCGGTTGGCCAGTCCACGGTGGAGGCAGCCCGCCGGATCCGTCCGGACATCGCCTTCATCGGCACCAATGGCATCCATGCAGCCTTCGGGCTGAGCACACCCGATCCTGAAGAAGCCGCCGTCAAGGCGGCCTTCGTCCAATCAGCGCGCCGCATTGTGGTGCTGGCTGATTCCTCCAAGCTGGACGCGGAGACGCTGGTCCAGTTCGCCTCGTTGAAAGATCTGGACACCTTGATCACAGACACGCAACCCAGCCGGGAACTCGCCAGCGCCCTTGCGGAAGCCGGAGTGGAGGTGGTGGTCGCGTGA
- a CDS encoding DUF6458 family protein codes for MRIGSAIFLIAIGAILAWAVAPGLIPNVNQAMIGYILMVVGVIGLIASLVLASPGRGRTRRVSESRTVVDPNTGETITRNESRDAGI; via the coding sequence ATGAGAATAGGTTCCGCAATCTTCCTCATCGCCATCGGCGCCATCCTGGCCTGGGCCGTAGCTCCGGGGCTGATCCCCAATGTAAACCAGGCCATGATCGGCTACATTCTCATGGTGGTGGGCGTTATTGGCCTCATCGCCTCGCTCGTCCTCGCCTCCCCCGGGCGCGGCCGCACCCGCCGGGTCAGCGAGAGCCGCACGGTGGTTGACCCCAATACCGGCGAGACCATCACCCGCAATGAGAGCCGTGACGCGGGCATCTGA
- a CDS encoding phospholipase gives METVVWSKPEHERAGTPLLVMLHGYGTDESRMSKLFGSLPPEFSCAALRGPKEIGDHYGWFLLDYFLTHDFADVITSTNAVFGWIESVKDRHSSVSLLGFSQGMAMASTLLRLRPAQFRAVVGLSGFVLDNELLAMSESFTSRPPFFWGRDKGDAVINDAAAEHTAEWLHRNTALTARTYPGMGHSISKAELVDVSAFLRHYVLR, from the coding sequence ATGGAGACGGTCGTCTGGTCAAAGCCCGAACACGAACGCGCCGGCACGCCGCTGCTGGTGATGCTGCACGGCTACGGCACGGATGAATCCCGAATGTCCAAGTTGTTCGGATCCCTGCCGCCGGAGTTCAGCTGCGCCGCACTGCGCGGACCCAAGGAGATCGGCGACCACTACGGATGGTTCCTGCTGGACTATTTCCTCACCCATGATTTTGCCGACGTCATCACCTCCACCAACGCGGTCTTCGGCTGGATTGAGTCGGTCAAGGACCGGCACAGCAGCGTCAGCCTGCTCGGATTTTCGCAGGGGATGGCCATGGCCAGCACGCTTCTGCGGCTCCGGCCGGCCCAGTTCCGCGCCGTCGTCGGGCTCTCCGGCTTCGTCCTGGACAACGAACTCCTGGCCATGAGCGAATCCTTCACCTCCCGGCCGCCGTTTTTTTGGGGGCGGGACAAGGGCGACGCCGTCATCAACGACGCCGCCGCCGAACACACCGCGGAGTGGCTGCACCGCAACACCGCGCTCACGGCCCGGACCTACCCCGGCATGGGCCATTCGATTTCGAAGGCCGAGCTCGTGGACGTCAGCGCGTTCCTGCGCCACTACGTCCTGCGCTGA
- a CDS encoding LacI family DNA-binding transcriptional regulator: protein MTIQDVAELSGLSICTVSRALRHLPNISEHAMARVSDAAAELGYKASSAASRLAGGSTGSVAIIAPTATAWFFARAVEAAEEVFADSGYDTVLISLRNRPSVQQKVFGDLAGLAQRVDGVLLLNIALGEAEMAALAGSGLAVASVGMHGVPWDNVGIDNEEAAHAATNHLLGLGHRNLAILAGSETGAPSLVTASERRRGFERALAGYGLTADPDLVIDAGSSIEGGRQAMAKLIENRRMPSAIFAGCDETAFGALMALREFGLSAPENVSIIGIDDHQMSWFLGLTTMAQPVADQGAFAANLLIERLHRSGFPNPPLAGPPSNHLLETKLVERRSALHC, encoded by the coding sequence GTGACCATCCAAGACGTCGCGGAGCTCTCAGGGCTCTCCATCTGCACCGTCTCCCGCGCGCTCCGGCACCTGCCCAATATCTCCGAACATGCCATGGCGAGAGTGAGTGACGCGGCGGCCGAGCTCGGCTACAAGGCCTCGTCCGCGGCATCCCGGCTGGCCGGCGGGAGCACCGGTTCCGTGGCCATCATCGCCCCGACCGCCACGGCGTGGTTCTTTGCCCGGGCGGTGGAAGCGGCCGAGGAAGTCTTTGCCGACAGCGGCTATGACACCGTTCTGATCAGCCTCCGGAACCGGCCCAGCGTGCAGCAGAAGGTCTTCGGCGACCTCGCTGGCCTGGCGCAGCGGGTGGACGGTGTGCTGCTGCTCAACATCGCCCTCGGGGAGGCCGAAATGGCTGCACTGGCCGGGTCGGGCCTGGCCGTGGCCAGCGTCGGAATGCACGGCGTCCCGTGGGACAACGTAGGCATCGACAACGAGGAAGCAGCACACGCCGCCACGAACCATCTGCTGGGGCTCGGCCACCGGAACCTGGCCATTCTCGCCGGCAGCGAAACAGGTGCGCCCTCGCTCGTGACCGCCAGCGAACGCCGGCGGGGTTTCGAACGGGCCCTGGCCGGGTACGGACTCACGGCCGATCCGGACCTCGTGATCGACGCCGGCTCCAGCATCGAAGGCGGCAGGCAGGCCATGGCGAAGCTCATCGAAAACCGCAGGATGCCGTCCGCGATCTTCGCCGGCTGCGACGAAACAGCCTTCGGCGCGCTCATGGCATTGCGGGAGTTCGGTTTGTCAGCGCCGGAAAACGTGTCCATCATAGGAATAGACGATCATCAGATGAGTTGGTTCCTGGGCCTGACCACCATGGCCCAGCCAGTGGCTGACCAAGGCGCCTTCGCGGCCAACCTGCTGATTGAAAGACTCCATCGCTCGGGCTTTCCCAATCCGCCGCTTGCCGGTCCGCCGTCGAACCATCTGCTGGAAACCAAACTGGTGGAGCGCCGGAGCGCGTTGCACTGCTGA